A region of Hydrogenimonas cancrithermarum DNA encodes the following proteins:
- a CDS encoding M23 family metallopeptidase translates to MKHKILITITDTGSFRQYTLSQILKWVVLALFFALVLAGAATYLYMKWLEEANEMAKRRQEVLERNIAALNLQIEKRQNALDRLGDRLSDLEILVGEKPDTGISTSTRLENVTLSAAQLALLFSIVPNGDPLPMEGVTSAFGWRRHPIRKCKEFHAGIDLRAKHGKPVWTTADGVVEYAGYHKRSGYGNLVIVDHGFGFKTYYGHLKKLTVRTGDTVIKGDVIGLSGNTGLSTAPHLHYEIRFLSRPLNPYWFLKWRRDAYTSIFKKVKQVPWESFIALVSHMAAQAIPPSSPPEQK, encoded by the coding sequence ATGAAACATAAAATTCTCATCACGATCACCGACACCGGCAGCTTTCGCCAGTATACGCTGAGCCAGATTCTCAAATGGGTGGTACTTGCACTCTTTTTCGCACTGGTTCTGGCAGGGGCCGCAACCTACCTCTATATGAAATGGCTCGAAGAGGCCAATGAAATGGCGAAGCGACGCCAAGAGGTACTCGAACGCAACATCGCGGCACTCAACCTTCAGATCGAAAAGCGGCAGAATGCGCTTGATCGTCTTGGGGACAGGCTCAGCGACCTGGAGATACTGGTCGGCGAGAAACCGGATACCGGCATCTCCACCTCGACACGGCTGGAAAACGTGACCCTTTCGGCGGCACAGCTCGCACTTCTCTTTTCGATCGTCCCCAATGGAGACCCGCTGCCGATGGAGGGGGTGACCAGCGCATTCGGCTGGCGCAGACACCCGATCAGAAAGTGCAAGGAGTTTCATGCCGGCATCGACCTGCGCGCCAAACACGGAAAGCCTGTCTGGACGACGGCCGACGGCGTGGTGGAGTATGCAGGCTACCATAAAAGGAGCGGCTACGGCAATCTCGTCATCGTCGATCATGGATTCGGGTTCAAGACCTATTACGGTCATCTCAAAAAACTGACGGTAAGAACAGGCGATACGGTGATTAAGGGCGATGTAATCGGCCTCAGCGGTAACACGGGGCTCAGCACTGCACCGCATCTACATTACGAGATCCGTTTCCTGTCACGTCCGCTCAACCCCTACTGGTTTTTGAAGTGGAGACGGGATGCATACACCTCGATATTCAAGAAAGTGAAGCAGGTACCATGGGAATCTTTCATCGCACTGGTAAGTCACATGGCCGCACAGGCCATACCACCATCGTCGCCCCCGGAACAAAAGTGA
- a CDS encoding bactofilin family protein yields the protein MTGTIRSGGGIHIDGEVEGNVEAKSYVIVAKGAVVHGDIHAAEVYLSGTVHGDIWALEIERYATGVCHGQIEAFKINEDITKR from the coding sequence GTGACGGGCACCATTCGAAGCGGCGGCGGCATCCATATCGACGGAGAGGTCGAAGGGAACGTCGAAGCCAAAAGTTATGTCATCGTGGCGAAAGGGGCCGTCGTGCATGGAGATATCCATGCCGCGGAAGTCTATCTGAGCGGGACGGTTCACGGTGACATCTGGGCGCTTGAAATAGAGCGCTACGCCACCGGCGTCTGCCACGGACAGATCGAAGCATTCAAAATCAACGAGGATATAACGAAAAGATGA